DNA from Hippocampus zosterae strain Florida chromosome 18, ASM2543408v3, whole genome shotgun sequence:
TTACGTTATTACATTAGCAGCCCACAGTTTTTTGTACTGTTAAATGATGTTGTTGTTATCTTGTGAATATGAAAAGATTCACACTCCTGCCAAAGTTTTTGTGGTATAAACAAGTGAGACCAAAATCAAAACTTGCCAAACTGGAATTTGGATTCACAACTCAAACTGATTTGAATTCAAGAAATCAGCACGTTATTGTCTTGTAGACTTTTGGCATTGATTAAAACCAAATATCCACCGTGGTAgttgttggattgattatttttagtcatcatacattcgcttatgcctgacatgataaattgattatgcttgcaatgaagaacgcttatgcttgcaatcattaattgactacGCCCGCAATGAAGAACAcctctgcttttaataaagatacattctttattaagtactcacattttatccattataCTAAATGGAATGTACCATCTGCTGTTACTTTTGGTGATTCTGATGTGGAAAACAGCTCGGGTTGTGGGATGTTGTGGACGATGTTTACCATCTTTTCCTGGGTTCTTTTTCCGATTGATTTTTTAATCTGGTGATAACCTCTTTCTTTTCAACCCCTGGGTCTACCTATGTTGCATATgcatgactccactgaataaagtccgtcgggaaggttgtgtggttggttatgtgcgCAAATGTAGAATGAACGGGTAATGTggaattgattatttttagtcgtCATACATTTGCTaatgcctgacatgataaattgattatgcttgcaatgaagaacgcttctgcttttaataaagatacattctttattatgtactcacattttatccattatatactcacttttataatcaagaatgattggtgcactgtgtggatgtttagggacgcaaccacctttccgaggacgtggttgagaagagataagtgttaagactaaacagtgaatggagccgtcaacaccagctgcgacgtgatgtttttgtgacaattgcacacatgtacataatttgcactcacatagtcaaacaagttcagtgtgtgttcaacacccCCCGCCCTTTAgtttggacacacctatgtagtagcttttcccaataaatgaggaatgTCATCATTTGTCGAATGATCAATAACATAACTGACCGATCGGTAAATATCAAAATTGTAAGGCACATACAAACAAGGAATGTGCAGTCTTCACTGAATCtagacatgtatgtttttggaatgtaggaggaagccagaaaggcagtctcacttttttttccctgttacTTAAGACCCCCCACCCGCTCATGCATACCTAAATGACGTTGGTCTTCCAGGGACGTGCTGCAGCAAGGCGGCTCGGCAGTAGATGGCGCCATCGCGGCCCTCCTGTGCACCTCCGTGGTCTTCCCTCAGAGTATGGGGCTCGGCGGAGGCTCTGTCGTAACAGTCAGAAATAAAACAGGTCGCTGCTCTGAATTCCAAATACGTTGGCAAAGCAAATTACCAATACGGTTGtggtcattttatgtttttttttttttttaatcccaggtAAGGTGACGGTCTACAACTTCAGAGAGACTGTCCCTCGCAAGTTTAAGAGCAACCTGTTGGATGATTGTTCGGAATCATTCAAACATACGGCAGgtaatgactgaatgaatataCTGAATGTCGGTGAATATGCGTGAGGGCTTACCGTTTCCTATATGGCAACACGCCCCTAGGTAGTCAGTGGATCGGCGTTCCCGGTGAGCTGCGGGGCTACGAGGAGCTTCACAAGCGCTACGGCAAGCTGTCGTGGTCCAAGCTCTTCGAGGAGCCCATAAGGCTGGCCAGGGAGGGCGTCGCGGTGCCTCCTCATCTGGGGAAGATTCTTGGCATGCCCGCCGTGAAAAGCAGAGTGGAACGTTCAGCCCTCTGGTACAAAAATATTTCCTCTTTTCAATCTTCTTTCCAATTGACGCTGTCAAACATAATCGTGTGCCCTCCAGCTAGTGGCCGAAAGTGGAATTACACCCAAATAAACGAGATCAGAACAATACGGAGTTAGTGGGATacattgacaaaacaaacaaatctggcAAAAGTGAGTTCGGAATAATgtgaattttttcccccctcctcagtgacattttttgcaacaacaacaagagtgTTCTTAGGACAGGAGACATCCTGAAGTTACCTCAACTTGCCGAGAGCCTGCAGATGATTGCCGAGAAAGGAGCAGACGCTTTCTACACTGGCGAGATTGGTTGGGATTTAATTCACGACGTCAAAACCGCAGGTGGGGAGCCAAATGTAAATGCTAGAACATTATTCGTAAGCTCGTATGACTTGCTCATATTTGTCACTGTTAATGATTGTTTTTCGATATGCGCCTTAAAATTgtcatgcgccccccccccaccagacaGATAAATGGTTCTATACGTCGTGCTTATAGGTGGAACATTAGAAATGGCGGATCTGAGGTCCTACCGGGTGAGAGCGGTGGATGCATGGACAGTTCTTCTGGGGGACACGCTGATGCACATTCCTCCACCGCCTGCTGGGGGCGCCCTGCTTGCCTTTATCCTCAAGATcatgcaaggttttttttttttttggtctcatttcCTGGGGATGGTTGTTATGCTTAAGACTGAATCTCCAAATagtatttgtgtttgtcttcttttcacaGGGTTCTCATTGACACCACATTCCCTGGAAGGGGAAGGGAAAATTCAGTTTTACCATCATTATATCGAGGCGGTCAAATTTGCTAATGGCCAGCGAAGGAGCATTCGCGATCCTTTGTTCAACAGCGAGACGGTTAGGATTTGATATTTAAGTATGATACAGTCTTTATGAAAAAATGGttccattagaaaaaaaaaaaagacaattgtcgCCTCTAACACGGCAACATAGAAACAAAGTTGGAAAATGTCAACTTACAGGGTGCGGAACATCTGATGGATCCCACCTTCATCGGTCACATCAGGACAATGATTTCTTCCAATGGCACCCACCCGCCATCGTACTACTCCGACGTCAAGCCGCCGCCCGATCACACCGGAACGTCGCAAGTGTCCGTGCTGGATGAAGACGGACTGGCAGTCTCTGCCACCAGCACCATAAACCATTTGTGAGGAGACGCTTGTTGGAAATGTTCCGGAATCTTCAGGTGTGTCATCCCCGTCTCATGGTGTAGGTTTGGAGGAGGCATTTACTCCCCACGGACGGGCATCATCCTGAATAATGAGCTGGCTGACTTCTGTGGGAGAGCAGACACACTGAAGCCTGGTAAGATCGACCGTCACCTTTGTGCGGACTTGAACGGGGCCGACAGTTTTAGTTGTAATGGCCGTTTCAGGTGAGCAGCCTCCCTCCTCAATGACGCCAGCTATACTAGAGTCCAAGTCTGGAGGACTTCTTGTGATTGGCGGAGCAGGGGGAAGCATGATCACCGGCGCTGTGGCCTTGGTAGTCCTCAAATACAAAAACGTGTCCTTGACTCATGCTTTTTGTTGACACGGTTCATCTGGGTGTGGCCCACAGTCCGTAATAAATCACTTGTGGCTGGGAATGAGTCTGAAAGCAGCCATCGAAGCTCCCATCGTGTATGTTGACTCCAAGAACAATGTGAATTTTCCACCCGGTTTTGATCAGGTAATCTACTGAAacgcactttgtgtgcagttaCGGTCACTTCGGATAAGTCATGTCACATTTTCCTCTCTGCCTTCAGGCTGTCATCGACGGCCTCAGAGCTCTCGGGCACCAGGTTGGACAAATGCAGTATTTTTTCAACATCGTGAATGCcgtggagaaggaggagggatgCATTGTGGCCGAATCAGACATGAGGAAGAAGGGGATGGCGGACGGATACTGAATTGAAcattattcacaaaaaaaaattcaagactcTCTTTTTAACTTGCTGAAAAACGAAAAAGTGAGCTTTCTGATGGCTTCTTCATGGAAAGAAAACTCATTGATGGTTTGTATACATACAAACTGTTGCTttacaaaatgactttttaaaatgttctattatttgatattgttttttgttaatttctttttcTGGCAGTTGGGTGGGGGATACATTGAATTTAATGCTGAACAACCAATTAAGCTACAAGGATGATGTATTCATAATAAAAGGAAAACATGATTTTACAGGAAAGAAAATTTGTTTTATGAACTTGGTCCTTTGTTCCCATGAGCAATTACATCTTATAGAACCAACTGTGAAAACGAGGTGTCATTTCTTATAAATTTCAATGTGTACTATACGAGTTATCAtcaacaaaatggctgaaaattCACTCACTGGacaaaagggttttttttttttttggtgggggtggtcTGGCCAGGCCCCAGGGTGTCCTTGTTGAGGTTCCCCCACCCCTTCGAGACCTAAAAGTAAGGAAAAGTGTTACAGAAAACAGATGGGAGGGATGGAAAATGAGTCTTGTATGTTTACACTGTATGTGCTTAAATAAAAAGACTCAAACCATAAAAAGGCTCTGAACAATTAAAATGTATCCAGTTTAATTTTCAGCAAATGAATATGTACACATTTAAGTTTATCGTTTACCTTCAGGCAGCGAGCGAAGCAAATACTGACACAGTATTCTGTCAAGGCGAGTTCCAgcatcaacaaacaaacaaaatgcaatttcaaaTAGTTACAATTTTGTTCCTCATACATACAATATGATGTCATTGGTCCATGTGTGTCATCGTTTTATCCGGAAAATAAAACACTAGCGTTCTCTTTATAGGTGGACATAAGAAATACAATCAGCAGTTCTCAACGTTGTACGAAGGGGGTGAGGGGTAGCAGCCAAAAGGAagagaacttaaaaaaaaaaaaaaagcaaacataataaaaaatatatttctttaaAAAGAATGGACACTAATAGTGGTGTGGAATTAATATTTACGGTATTTTAAAATCACTTTTGATGATTTGGCCTTTTTCTGCTGGTGCCCATTGACTATCCTGAGATGTTCTTCTCATCTTGAAGGCATTCCAGGACGTAGTGGATCACCCTGTAGCAGAAGATATACTGGTCCTGGAAGCACGTAACAAAGACATGCATGTAAAAAGGCATGTACGGGAAGAAGTCATATGATTCAAAGTTACGCATTTTGTCAAGAGCACCTCTGTCTGGACCATTCCCTTTCGCTGAAGTCTCATGTTCCGTACCACATCCGAAATATCAAactgaggaggaaaaaacaacaacatcaccaTCACTCTTACGTTCAATCCTGCCCGATCAAGTGCTACTCACGTCGGCGTCTTTGCTGATAAGCCCAAGGACCACGTCGATGCAAATAAGCGTCCCGGAACGTCCGATGCCAGCGCTGCAGTGTGTGACGATGGGGCCCGAGCGGTGCACGTGCCGCATATAAGAGATGAAGGTGAGCAGCTGTTCGGGCTGAGATGGCGTCCCGTGGTCGGGCCAGCCCGTGTAGTTCAGGTGCGTCACCAGCTGCGTTTCATCCGTCTGGATGACAACGTTCATCAAATGACGGTGCTTCTTTTTTactcttccatttttttcacgtCCTTACCGTCACATCTTTGACCTCCATGAGTCTGATGACAAAGTGGTCCAGGTATTGATCCTTGAGCAACTTGATCTGCAGGCGCTCGTCCACCATCTCGGTGGTGCCCGGCGAGTCTGGCCAGTACCGTTGGCACTTCACTTTGCCGCCCTCAATCTCCTGCGTCATCATGGCGACCACATTGGCCTTCTGCTCCCACACCATCTGCCAGAAGTCGCCCATAGTGGTGGGCAGGGGTCCCTGGCAGGCGATGTatgcaaagtcctcatccttCACGGGCATCTTGATGTGGTTGGCGTTGATATAACCGCCATTTGTACCGAGCACCACTCGTGTGGTGTCGACTGCAGGAAAACAGGCGTGGGGAAAATGTTAACATTACTTTTCCGTCTATAATTGTGCTCAAGTTTTAatgtagaacaaaaaaaaactactacgCATTGACATGTTTAATAAATTATTCATATTGGGCGTAATATAATTCTTAAAATGGATGTCTCGGTGTCACACCCCCCACACTTGTGTTAACTCACAGGGGACAATATTCTTGTAGCGGTTCTTTCTCTTGTTCTCCTTCGTCTGGCCAACCAAACAGTCGTCCAGAGGTTGAAGATTTTGAAGATTCTACAAGCAAATGTCTCCAGCATGATGAGAAGAACCACAGATAGCACTGAAATGAGATGAACGAGAGGGTCTCACCTCAAATTCCTGCTGGGGGACTTTCTGTTCCAGCAGCCCCTTCATCATGCGCACAACGCCGTTGAGGTTGACACCTGTATACTGGCCATCGGGGACCACCTCAACAAGCGGCAAGGAGGTCAGCTCGTCTTCTGTGATGATTGGCCCAGCTGCGTGCAAGCACAACAAAATCGGTGGAACAAGAtcatgataaaaacaaaaaacagaggccaaaaaataaaacccccaaaaatgttatgCATTGATGGGATTTAATTGGAATTCACAATTTGTAGGGGTTTTTTAAACGCCGTTTCAACTTCAATCTaaacaagtaaaaataaataaatatacataaataatatttaaaacatGAATTATTCTGGAAACAAAGAACAAACTCTAAAAAATGTTGAGCACTGctgatattttaattttgatcACTGATAGGATACTATACACTAATTTATGCATagaaaaatgttttataataAATGAAGAATGAACCTTTTCTGAATTTGGAATCGAGGTTTTCAATGGGCAGCTCATCACTGCCCCACGTGatgtcgtcatcgtcgtcgtcttctGGCCGGCCAGCGCTCATTTGCAGGTAACTGCACATTCAATAACAATAAGAGacggcatgtaaaaaaaaaaaaaaactaaaatcctCATCTGCTCCCACTCTCCAAATACCAAATCTTACTTTTCATTGCTGGGGGCGTCCACACTCTCCTCCATCCATTGCACTTTACGAGAACTCTGTGGATTTAAAGGACAACCGCTTAAAAcgtgaaatgtaaatgtgtacTATTTAGTGTTAGCGCTTTGATGTGGACCTCGGGCGAGTCTTCGGGTAAGGAGGATCCGTCGTAGTCTGTATCTTCGGAGAGTTCGGCACTGTGCTCTCTTTTGGGATTGGGCGGACCTTCGTCATAGTCGGCCGGCGGTAATGGTGGACAGCCGGAATTCAGTACGTTATGGGGACTACCCAACTTGGACTTCACCCCGCTGTCCTCACTGAGATCTGAAAACAACATTGACTATAACAAACCAGGGTAGTTTCCAACTTTTGTAGTTAGTACAGTAGACAAAAGTGAATCCATGAGGcaaaagtcatattttagaTTTCATATCACCTCTGGTTTGGTATGATCGCTTTAACTCAAGGCAAAATTCATACTTCAATCTCAACTGACGACATTTGAAGGTTAAAAACATCGAGAACAACAAACAAGCAGCATCGGAAAGAGAAATGTATGCGAAAGCTCAATTTCAGTTGAAAGTCTAACCCAAGGTCTGATCTCAACTGCCTTTCTGTTACCGAAGACAAACACGAATTCTACAAACGCGCAGCAAGTCAAGCTTCCCCTTGTGAGGTACGCTGGTACCTGTGTTTCCGTTGCACTTATTCGTGTTGATTGGCAGATAGGCCATGTAGGTGTTGGGGTTCTGGCCGGGCGGCCTGGACACCATCAAGCGTACCAGGCCTTTAGCTTTGCGGATGGTGGTGACAGCTTTGGTATGCGAGACACCGGTCATTGGCTCCTCGTTCACCTGCCGACACAGACGAAATGGCCTCAGACAAAGGCTCGTGTCCTGAATGGTCCAAAGGAATACTTAAAATATCTCACTTTCAACAGCCGGTCGCCCACTTGCAACTTGCCCGAGGCCTCGGCCACTCCTCCTGCTGTGATGGACTTGACGAATATACCTCGCTCACCGCCGATCACGGAGAAACCGAGACCTCCCGAGTTCGGCTTGTCCAGTTCCAGCTTAATTACCTCCTCCTGGACGTGCAAACGTGTTAACAAATGTGCAGGTTGTAGGTTGTCAAACAACGTTAGCATTGAACCTACCTCTAAAGAAGACAGCACTGTGAAAAACTCGGTCTCCATTGGATCTTCTGCGGTGAGGAACCCTTGAATGATAAACAATGGTCACTcaatggtggattttttttttcctaacactTATTCCAAAAAAGTATTAGCCTCAACGAAGGGTAATAGTCACACAAAAATGTCGTGAGCTTGCAGTGGGGGCAATCCGCTACTGTTAGCTactaatgc
Protein-coding regions in this window:
- the LOC127591418 gene encoding glutathione hydrolase 5 proenzyme-like, with amino-acid sequence MDKYKWCACLACALLCASVLLCVCVATLMTAPCSGGGFRHAAVAADSLLCSRVGKDVLQQGGSAVDGAIAALLCTSVVFPQSMGLGGGSVVTVRNKTGKVTVYNFRETVPRKFKSNLLDDCSESFKHTAGSQWIGVPGELRGYEELHKRYGKLSWSKLFEEPIRLAREGVAVPPHLGKILGMPAVKSRVERSALCDIFCNNNKSVLRTGDILKLPQLAESLQMIAEKGADAFYTGEIGWDLIHDVKTAGGTLEMADLRSYRVRAVDAWTVLLGDTLMHIPPPPAGGALLAFILKIMQGFSLTPHSLEGEGKIQFYHHYIEAVKFANGQRRSIRDPLFNSETGAEHLMDPTFIGHIRTMISSNGTHPPSYYSDVKPPPDHTGTSQVSVLDEDGLAVSATSTINHLFGGGIYSPRTGIILNNELADFCGRADTLKPGEQPPSSMTPAILESKSGGLLVIGGAGGSMITGAVALSVINHLWLGMSLKAAIEAPIVYVDSKNNVNFPPGFDQAVIDGLRALGHQVGQMQYFFNIVNAVEKEEGCIVAESDMRKKGMADGY